One window of the Prinia subflava isolate CZ2003 ecotype Zambia chromosome 1, Cam_Psub_1.2, whole genome shotgun sequence genome contains the following:
- the STT3B gene encoding dolichyl-diphosphooligosaccharide--protein glycosyltransferase subunit STT3B: MAEHSAPDHKHRPAANSAAPLHSRAGAGGGLSGGLSQPAGWQSLLSFTILFLAWLAGFSSRLFAVIRFESIIHEFDPWFNYRSTHHLASHGFYEFLNWFDERAWYPLGRIVGGTVYPGLMVTAGLIHWILNMLNVTVHIRDVCVFLAPVFSGLTAISTFLLTRELWNQGAGLLAACFIAIVPGYISRSVAGSFDNEGIAIFALQFTYYLWVKSVKTGSVFWTICCCLSYFYMVSAWGGYVFIINLIPLHVFVLLLMQRYSRRVYIAYSTFYIVGLILSMQIPFVGFQPIRTSEHMAAAGVFALLQAYAFLQYLRDRLTKQEFQTLFFLGVSLAAGTVFLSVIYLTYTGYIAPWSGRFYSLWDTGYAKIHIPIIASVSEHQPTTWVSFFFDLHILVCTFPAGLWFCIKNINDERVFVALYAISAVYFAGVMVRLMLTLTPVVCMLSAIAFSNVFERYLGDDMKRENPPIEDSSDEDDKRNPGNLYDKAGKVRKHVSEQEKTEEGLGPNIKNIVTMLMLMLLMMFAVHCTWVTSNAYSSPSVVLASYNHDGTRNILDDFREAYYWLRQNTDEHARVMSWWDYGYQIAGMANRTTLVDNNTWNNSHIALVGKAMSSNESAAYEIMRSLDVDYVLIIFGGVIGYSGDDINKFLWMVRIAEGEHPKDIRESDYFTPQGEFRVDKAGSPTLLNCLMYKMSYYRFGEMQLDFRTPPGFDRTRNAEIGNKDIKFKHLEEAFTSEHWLVRIYKVKQLDNRETLDHKPRVTNIVPKQKYLSKKTSKRKRGYIKNKLILKKGKRPNRKTV; the protein is encoded by the exons GTTTAACTATAGATCAACACATCATCTTGCATCTCATGGgttttatgaatttttaaattggtTTGACGAAAGAGCATGGTATCCACTAGGAAGAATAGTAGGTGGAACT GTATACCCAGGGCTGATGGTGACAGCAGGCCTTATACATTGGATTTTAAATATGCTTAATGTAACAGTCCATATAAGAGATGTATGTGTGTTTCTAGCACCAGTTTTCAGCGGCCTTACAGCTATTTCTACTTTCCTGCTCACCAGAGAACTGTGGAACCAGGGAGCAGGGCTTTTAGCTGCCTGTTTTATCGCCATAGTTCCAGGTTACATATCCCGATCAGTAGCAGGATCGTTTGACAATGAAGGCATAGCTATTTTTGCACTGCAGTTCACATACTATTTATGG GTGAAGTCTGTAAAAACTGGGTCAGTCTTTTGGACAATCTGCTGCTGTCTATCCTACTTTTACATG GTCTCTGCATGGGGGGGTTATGTTTTCATCATCAACCTTATTCCGCTGCATGTGTTTGTTCTGTTGCTGATGCAGAGATACAGCAGGAGGGTCTACATTG CATATAGCACTTTCTACATTGTGGGGTTAATATTATCGATGCAGATACCTTTTGTGGGATTTCAGCCAATTAGAACAAGTGAACACATGGCAGCTGCag GTGTTTTTGCACTGCTGCAGGCTTATGCGTTTTTGCAGTATCTGAGAGACAGATTAACAAAGCAAGAATTTCAGACGTTGTTCTTCTTGGGCGTCTCACTAGCTGCTGGTACTGTGTTCCTGAGTGTCATCTATTTGACATACACAG gtTATATTGCTCCTTGGAGTGGTAGATTTTATTCGTTGTGGGACACTGG gtatgCGAAAATTCACATCCCGATCATTGCCTCTGTGTCTGAGCATCAGCCTACAACATgggtttccttcttttttgaTCTGCATATTCTCGTGTGTActttcccagcagggctgtggttcTGTATCAAAAACATCAATGATGAAAGAGTCTTTG TTGCTCTGTATGCAATCAGCGCTGTTTACTTTGCTGGAGTGATGGTTCGCCTGATGCTCACTTTGACTCCAGTGGTCTGTATGCTGTCAGCAATTGCTTTCTCCAATGTCTTTGAGCGTTATTTGGGAGATGATATGAAGAGGGAAAATCCACCAATAGAAGACAGTAGTGATGAGGATGACAAAAGGAACCCTGGCAACCTGTATGATAAG GCAGGCAAAGTGAGGAAACATGTGtctgagcaggaaaaaacagaagaaggGCTGGGTCCCAATATCAAAAACATTGTGACTATGCTGATGCTGATGTTGTTGATGATGTTTGCTGTTCACTGTACCTGGGTAACCAGCAATGCATACTCCAGCCCAAGCGTGGTTCTCGCCTCCTATAACCATGATGG CACTCGGAATATCCTGGATGACTTCAGAGAAGCCTATTACTGGCTCAGACAGAACACAGACGAGCACGCCCGAGTGATGTCGTGGTGGGACTATGGGTATCAGATAGCGGGGATGGCCAACCGCACAACCCTGGTTGACAACAACACCTGGAACAACAGCCACATCGCCTTG GTGGGAAAGGCAATGTCATCAAATGAGTCTGCAGCATACGAGATCATGAGAAGCCTGGATGTGGATTATGTGTTGATTATTTTTGGTGGTGTGATTGGCTACTCTGGTGATGATATTAATAAGTTCCTGTGGATGGTGAGAATAGCAGAGGGGGAACATCCCAAAGATATACGG gaaagtgATTACTTTACCCCTCAGGGAGAATTCCGGGTAGACAAGGCAGGCTCTCCAACTTTGCTGAACTGCCTCATGTATAAAATGTCCTACTACAGATTTGGAGAGATGCAG ctGGATTTTCGGACACCCCCAGGATTCGACCGCACACGCAATGCGGAGATAGGCAACAAAGACATTAAATTTAAACATCTGGAGGAAGCCTTTACCTCAGAGCACTGGCTTGTTAGAATATACAAGGTCAAACAACTAGACAACAGAGAGACACTGGATCATAAACCTAGAGTAACCAACATTGTACCGAAACAGAAGTATTTGTCAAAGAAG acCTCCAAAAGGAAGCGTGGCTACATTAAGAATAAActaattttaaagaaaggcAAGAGACCCAACAGGAAGACAGTTTAA